The following are from one region of the Nymphaea colorata isolate Beijing-Zhang1983 chromosome 7, ASM883128v2, whole genome shotgun sequence genome:
- the LOC116257866 gene encoding uncharacterized protein LOC116257866, producing the protein MRQHVGRKRRASGVGFRPVVLICAIFAVSSLCIIFTRPIDRDEPAGHRETRVVVGEEERGVLPESPPETAAEAVKAQPSSCATVEEMGKQFESGSGNESLRVRRMIRDHFARNGADRVRDLPPDKFCKHGFVMAKASEAGIGNEMYKILSAAALSLMLNRSLIIGQTRGKFPFGDYITYTNLSFTLREVKHLWRQNKCILKHRRHLVMRIDDFENPASTNVLCSDWRRWKEPIIWFQGTTDAVGVQFFLKNVHSDMQNAAAVLFGKTEYLQGRPNVFGELMRVIVSPSHAVQEAVGWVLNGRDEPDISVHMRMLGSRPVRAIQASLLCIRKALQRYQHHIVKPRVALVSDTPSVVEEIKQSLNEYAEVIHFDYKMFKGNITSGIIEPAGQLLEFRRKDWGPMPRWVAFVDFFLASRAKYAVVAGAHRRVATTYAQLLSAFAAAQWLDDAVSADPSFSFFSSFHSNLLAGGLADQVGWGHAWNRFAGPKSCRNQTRQCAFTPLLPSAWWDAPWQSPISRDVRRLQTYGVHLTDSGKVDEGQLLSFCRSRKDTVKVVSFTNFCTSLSDHCCELLQLPPSLRKQMSRIFGTSFCHFLAALD; encoded by the exons ATGAGGCAACACGTCGGCAGGAAGAGACGGGCCTCCGGCGTCGGGTTCCGTCCCGTCGTGCTCATCTGCGCCATCTTCGCCGTCTCCAGCCTATGCATCATCTTCACGAGGCCGATCGACCGGGACGAGCCGGCGGGTCACCGAGAAACTCGTGTCGTTGTCGGCGAGGAGGAGAGGGGGGTTCTGCCGGAGAGCCCGCCGGAGACCGCCGCGGAGGCGGTGAAGGCGCAGCCATCATCATGCGCTACGGTGGAGGAGATGGGGAAGCAGTTCGAGAGCGGGTCGGGGAATGAGAGCCTGAGGGTTAGGAGGATGATCAGGGACCATTTTGCCCGAAACG GAGCTGATAGAGTTCGAGATCTTCCTCCAGATAAATTCTGTAAGCATGGTTTTGTAATGGCGAAAGCATCAGAAGCTGGAATCGGAAACGAAATGTACAAGATATTGTCTGCTGCGGCACTGAGTTTGATGCTGAATCGGTCCTTGATCATCGGACAAACCAG GGGTAAGTTCCCCTTCGGGGATTACATCACTTACACCAATCTTTCGTTTACTTTAAGAGAAGTCAAACATCTTTGGAGACAGAATAAATGTATTCTTAAACATCGAAGGCATCTAGTTAtgagaattgatgattttgagaATCCAGCATCTACAAATGTCCTCTGCAGCGACTGGAGAAGATGGAAGGAGCCCATAATATG GTTTCAGGGTACCACAGATGCTGTTGGAGTTCAGTTTTTCTTGAAGAACGTACATTCTGATATGCAGAATGCAGCTGCTGTTCTTTTTGGAAAGACGGAGTACCTACAGGGCAGACCAAATGTGTTTGGAGAGTTGATGCGGGTTATTGTTTCTCCTTCACATGCTGTACAAGAAGCTGTTGGTTGGGTGCTTAACGGCAGAGATGAACCTGACATTTCAGTGCACATGCGCATGCTTGGGAGCAG ACCTGTAAGGGCAATTCAGGCATCCTTGCTCTGCATAAGGAAGGCCTTGCAGAGGTATCAGCATCATATTGTGAAGCCTAGAGTGGCATTGGTCTCAGATACACCTTCGGTTGTCGAGGAGATCAAGCAAAGCTTGAACGAGTATGCAGAG GTCATTCATTTTGATTACAAAATGTTCAAGGGAAATATTACCAGTGGCATCATTGAGCCAGCAGGCCAG CTCTTAGAGTTCAGACGAAAAGATTGGGGTCCAATGCCCAGATGGGTCGCATTTGTGGACTTCTTTCTGGCATCCCGGGCAAAGTATGCTGTCGTAGCTGGTGCACATAGACGGGTTGCAACAACATATGCACAATTGCTTTCAGCATTTGCTGCAGCGCAATGGCTTG ATGATGCTGTCTCTGCAGACCCTAGCTTTTCATTCTTCAGCAGCTTCCACAGCAACCTTTTGGCTGGTGGCTTGGCAGATCAAGTAGGCTGGGGCCACGCATGGAACAGATTTGCAGGCCCCAAAAGTTGTCGTAACCAGACTCGCCAGTGTGCTTTCACGCCTCTTCTCCCGTCTGCCTGGTGGGATGCTCCTTGGCAGTCGCCCATTTCACGGGACGTTCGGAGGTTACAAACATATGGTGTTCACTTGACAGATTCAGGCAAAGTCGATGAGGGCCAGCTCTTGTCTTTCTGTAGATCTAGAAAAGATACTGTAAAGGTGGTCTCCTTCACAAACT tttgtacttCTCTGTCGGATCACTGCTGTGAGCTGCTGcagctccctccctccctcagGAAGCAAATGAGTAGGATTTTTGGTACGAGTTTCTGTCATTTTTTGGCTGCATTGGATTGA
- the LOC116258068 gene encoding uncharacterized protein LOC116258068, protein MNSTFNGQILVEKLAKLNNSQQSIETLSHWCIFHRRNAKQVVETWDRQFHCSPREQRVSFLYLANDILQNSRRRGLEFVTEFWKVLPGALNDALENGDEFSRNATMRLIDIWEERKVFGLRPQTLREEFLGKNAGSSGRNGRSSSFKAKPTVGDGLEKIISSYGAVYDGPVHEDTLFSKCRTVISYLEKVEKEMANDRASGKLNESSLAEELQGQKVVLKECIEQLGAAESSRTALVSHLKEALREEETKLDQVRDQLKTAKCRFDQASSICQQLVNGDSGHLPLEQTPKQVPAFSGTAPAMGPVASCGDGEHTAPVMQTGPSTEGIVPVDDDSRKTAAAVAARLASSTSSAQMLTYVLSLASEGVIGNPVAEGSTDQPSEKKPKLENGLSPSYVPLPSQPPPPPFPHPDSLHHKVPSMSQVALSSPPSRTGGAMLAAPPLPPTPPPLQPPPPPTQFVQPAGTMTGLSYNHGNSSLQPPLPGYPMAPVPVSGLASYPPPNPYQNFHASESGFYNQPPLPAGPPISRQ, encoded by the exons ATGAACAGCACATTTAATGGCCAGATTTTGGTTGAGAAGCTTGCAAAGCTTAACAATTCACAGCAGAGTATAGAGA CTTTGTCTCATTGGTGTATCTTTCATAGAAGGAATGCAAAACAAGTTGTGGAAACATGGGATAGACAATTTCATTGTTCACCAAGGGAGCAGAGGGTGTCTTTTTTGTATCTTGCAAATGATATTCTCCAGAACAGTAGGCGAAGGGGCTTAGAATTTGTGACTGAGTTCTGGAAGGTTCTTCCAGGTGCTCTTAATGATGCACTTGAAAATGGAGATGAGTTCTCAAGAAATGCTACAATGCGACTG ATTGACATATGGGAAGAAAGGAAGGTTTTCGGCTTGCGGCCACAAACTCTTAGGGAAGagtttttgggaaaaaatgcaGGAAGCTCTGGAAGAAATGGAAGATCCTCTAGTTTCAAAGCA AAACCCACTGTAGGAGATGGTCTAGAGAAGATAATTTCGAGTTATGGAGCTGTCTATGATGGCCCTGTTCACGAGGACACTTTGTTCAGCAAGTGCAGAACTGTTATTAGTTATCTTGAGAAAGTCGAGAAGGAGATGGCCAATGATCGTGCATCGG GAAAACTTAATGAGTCCAGCTTGGCTGAGGAACTTCAAGGGCAGAAGGTTGTACTAAAGGAATGCATTGAACAACTAGGAGCAGCTGAGTCATCAAGAACAGCACTTGTCTCTCATTTGAAGGAGGCATTGAGGGAAGAG GAAACCAAACTTGATCAAGTTCGAGACCAACTTAAG ACAGCTAAGTGTCGATTTGATCAAGCAAGCAGCATCTGCCAGCAGCTAGTGAATGGTGACAGCGGACACTTGCCATTAGAACAGACACCCAAGCAAGTACCTGCTTTTTCTGGCACAGCTCCAGCGATGGGGCCTGTGGCAAGCTGTGGAGACGGAGAACACACAGCCCCTGTAATGCAAACAGGACCATCCACAGAGGGCATTGTTCCAGTTGATGATGATAGTCGGAAAACAGCAGCAGCAGTCGCCGCTAGACTTGCGTCATCAACATCTTCAGCTCAGATGCTGACATACGTCCTTTCTTTGGCATCAGAGGGAGTGATTGGTAATCCAGTGGCTGAGGGTTCCACAGACCAACCATCTGAAAAGAAGCCCAAACTTGAGAATGGCTTATCCCCATCTTATGTTCCTCTGCCATcacagccaccaccaccaccatttcCGCATCCTGATTCGTTGCACCACAAGGTGCCAAGCATGTCCCAAGTTGCTCTTTCTTCTCCACCATCTCGTACTGGTGGTGCCATGCTTGCTGCACCTCCATTACCTCCTACACCACCTCCGCTTCAgccacctccaccaccaaccCAATTTGTACAGCCGGCTGGAACCATGACAGGGTTGTCCTACAACCATGGAAATTCATCTTTGCAACCTCCTCTACCTGGATATCCAATGGCACCTGTACCTGTCTCAGGCTTGGCCTCCTATCCTCCGCCTAATCCTTACCAGAATTTTCATGCATCCGAAAGTGGCTTCTATAACCAGCCACCACTACCTGCAGGTCCACCTATCTCTCGACAGTAG